In Frederiksenia canicola, the sequence GGCCCACTCGCTGCACTGGTGATCGCTGCCGAGACCTTTGTGAAAAACCACCCGAATCACAAGGGCAAAATCGCCCTGTTGATTACCTCTGATGAAGAGGCCGCCGCCAAAGACGGCACGGTGAAAGTGGTGGAAACCTTGATGGCTCGCAATGAAAAAGTCGATTATTGCATCGTGGGCGAACCGTCAAGTAGCCAGCAGTTAGGCGATATTCTCAAAAACGGACGGCGTGGCTCAATCACCGCCAATTTATACATTCAAGGTGTGCAAGGGCACGTTGCTTATCCCCATTTAGCCGATAACCCTGTGCATAAGTCGCTGGCATTTTTACAGGAACTGACGACCTATCAATGGGATAACGGCAACGACTTTTTCCCACCGACCAGTCTACAAATCGCCAATATTCAGGCTGGCACGGGCAGTAATAATGTGATCCCTGGGGAACTTTATGTGCAGTTCAACTTGCGTTACTGCACCGAAGTGACCGATGAAATCATCAAAGCCAAAGTTGCCAAAATGCTGCAAAAACACAGCTTATCGCACCGAATTGAGTGGAACTTGTCAGGAAAACCGTTTTTAACTGCAAAAGGAAAATTAGTCGAAACGGCGGTACACGCAGTGGAAAACGTCACCAACATCACACCGCAGTTAGACACGGGAGGCGGCACTTCAGACGCCCGTTTTATCGCCCTAATGGGCACCGAAGTGGTGGAATTTGGACCATTGAACAAAACTATTCACAAGGTCAATGAATGTGTTGATGTGGACGATTTGGCGAAGTGTGGGGAAGTGTATTATCACATAGTCGAGCAAATTTTGAACTAACAAGCGGTCAGATCAATGAATCATTTTGCAATTCTCACCGGCAAAAGCCGAGCCCATTTAGTGCCATTGCCCAATCCGCTTTCACCCAATCATTTTTTGCAAGCGGAAGCTGTGTCGGCATTTTTAACCATGCAAAAAGCCGCGAAAGCGGCGGGGTTTAATTTACAACCCGCCAGCACCTTTCGTGATTTTGAACGGCAGAAACTGATTTGGAACGGCAAATTTTGCGGCGAACGCAAGGTTCACGATGACAACGGCTGTACCATTGATTTGAGCGGTTTGGATGATTGGCAAAAAATT encodes:
- the dapE gene encoding succinyl-diaminopimelate desuccinylase, producing MKNDIITLAQQLIQRKSISPDDQGCQQLIAERLQAVGFELEWLPFGDTLNLWATHGQGEPCIALAGHTDVVPAGDETAWHYPPFEARIVDNLLYGRGAADMKGPLAALVIAAETFVKNHPNHKGKIALLITSDEEAAAKDGTVKVVETLMARNEKVDYCIVGEPSSSQQLGDILKNGRRGSITANLYIQGVQGHVAYPHLADNPVHKSLAFLQELTTYQWDNGNDFFPPTSLQIANIQAGTGSNNVIPGELYVQFNLRYCTEVTDEIIKAKVAKMLQKHSLSHRIEWNLSGKPFLTAKGKLVETAVHAVENVTNITPQLDTGGGTSDARFIALMGTEVVEFGPLNKTIHKVNECVDVDDLAKCGEVYYHIVEQILN